One genomic region from Strix uralensis isolate ZFMK-TIS-50842 chromosome 19, bStrUra1, whole genome shotgun sequence encodes:
- the LOC141952069 gene encoding fas-binding factor 1 homolog, whose protein sequence is MREEVWPARAKLDELLGRGSMTRTLEEPDLGERREVKLAKEYQKQLEKEEGRHKDDFVFGAYQPTVASIAKGRPARRQPLRFSAEKNSELKAEPLSKAPLSASQSPAWGCRNRSGWLGLKREEFFDLELSSPAKASPAGSSRSPAAAGQPGPARQLLAAEEAAAKTDPVEEEEDWLSAALARKKAQAQAKAQERTAKPSEVPGEGLNPGSPVRLSPQPWACCMRGGWGLPLPSPTRMQRAVRQGSSHGPTQPVPAAGHRHWDAPGRGRQLHGAVQPAAGHAQAPGPLRGSISTSWASSPSPNPLGLPKG, encoded by the exons ATGAG AGAGGAGGTCTGGCCAGCCCGCGCCAAGCTGGATGAGTTGCTGGGACGAGGCTCCATGACCAGAACCCTGGAAGAGCCAGACCTGGGAGAGCGCCGGGAGGTCAAACTGGCGAAGGAGTACCAAAAGCAGCTGg agaaggaagagggtcgGCACAAGGACGATTTTGTGTTTGGAGCATACCAGCCCACGGTGGCCTCCATAGCCAAGGGCCGGCCGGCGAGGAGGCAGCCTCTGAG gTTTTCAGCCGAGAAGAACAGCGAACTTAAAGCAGAGCCCCTCTCCAAAGCTCCTctgtcagccagccagagccccgCATGGGGCTGCAGAAATAGAAGTGGCTGGCTGGGCTTGAAACGTGAAGAATTTTTTGATTTGGAGCTGTCGTCTCCAGCAAAGGCCAGTCCTGCAGGGAGCTCCCGCAGCCCTGCCGCAGCtgggcagcccggccccgccagacagctcctggctgcagaggaggcagccgCTAAAACTGACccggtggaggaggaggaggactggctgAGTGCTGCCTTGGCTCGGAAAAAAGCCCAAGCGCAGGCGAAGGCCCAGGAGAGGACCGCCAAGCCCTCCGAAGTCCCAGGCGAAGGGCTGAATCCCGGCTCTCCTGTCAG gctgagtccccagccctgggcttgCTGCatgagaggaggctgggggctcccgctgcccagccccacgAGGATGCAACGGGCTGTCAGGCAAGGCAGCAGCCATGGCCCcactcagcctgtcccagctgctggacaTCGCCATTGGGACGCCCCAGGTCGGGGCCGTCAACTTCACGGCGCTgtacagcctgctgcaggccatgctcaggcacctgggcct ctgagaggctccatcAGCACCTCATGGGCCTcatctcccagcccaaatccccttggcttGCCCAAGGGCTAg